A single region of the Phycisphaerae bacterium RAS1 genome encodes:
- the mqnD gene encoding 1,4-dihydroxy-6-naphtoate synthase: MLIRLAHSPDPDDAFMFYGLSCGAVDPGPYHFEHILDDIQSLNERAMRGEYEVTAISIHAYPHVAARYALTSCGSSMGDNYGPMIVASRPMTIEELRGRTIAIPGKMTTAYLVLQLLLGRGDGPSAAFSPRVTMFDQIPDEVVAGRVDAGLIIHEGQLTYEKHGLHLVVDLGVWWQQRTGLPLPLGGNAIRRDLGDAACREIAGIIRRSIQYSLDHRDEAVKYALRFGRGLDLGLADRFVGMYVNQWTLDYGQRGREAVRRLLGEGAKAGLVPAIGEPDFVI; encoded by the coding sequence ATGCTGATTCGCCTGGCCCACAGCCCCGACCCCGACGACGCCTTCATGTTCTACGGTCTTTCCTGCGGCGCCGTCGATCCCGGGCCGTACCACTTCGAGCACATCCTCGACGATATTCAGTCGCTCAATGAGCGCGCGATGCGCGGCGAGTATGAAGTCACCGCGATCAGCATTCACGCCTATCCGCACGTCGCCGCCCGCTATGCTCTTACCTCCTGCGGCAGCAGCATGGGCGACAACTACGGACCGATGATCGTCGCCTCTCGCCCCATGACCATCGAAGAGCTGCGCGGCAGGACGATCGCCATCCCGGGCAAAATGACGACGGCGTATCTTGTGCTGCAGCTTCTGCTGGGCCGCGGCGACGGGCCGTCGGCCGCGTTTTCGCCGCGCGTGACGATGTTCGACCAGATTCCCGACGAGGTCGTCGCGGGGCGGGTCGACGCCGGGCTGATCATCCACGAAGGCCAGCTTACCTATGAGAAGCACGGCCTGCACCTGGTGGTCGATCTGGGCGTCTGGTGGCAGCAGCGCACCGGCCTGCCGCTGCCATTGGGCGGAAACGCGATCCGCCGCGACTTGGGCGACGCCGCCTGCCGCGAAATCGCGGGGATCATCCGTCGCAGCATTCAATACAGCCTCGATCATCGCGATGAGGCGGTGAAGTACGCGCTGCGTTTCGGGCGCGGGCTGGACCTGGGGTTGGCGGATCGGTTCGTGGGGATGTACGTCAACCAGTGGACGCTCGATTACGGGCAGCGCGGGCGCGAGGCTGTCCGGCGGCTGCTGGGCGAGGGCGCGAAGGCCGGGCTGGTTCCGGCGATTGGAGAACCGGATTTTGTGATTTGA
- a CDS encoding 3 beta-hydroxysteroid dehydrogenase/Delta 5-->4-isomerase: MKIAITGATGFLGRYIVNHLTSGGHACRCWSRPESNRTGFTFEAAIEWLPGQLGDAAASTALLSGCDALVHAALHHPGGGYRGGEGDLLEFVQKNVVGSIQLFEAARAARLKRIVFISTCAVHERILEDRKLDEAHPLWPTSHYGAHKAALEKFVHSYGLGAGLTICALRPTGIYGLATPPERSKWFKLVQAVVRGEQVTVHRGGKEVHAADVARAVELLLSAEHVSGEAYNCYDLYVSELDVATTAKAISGSAADIVGEQRKPANQIDTHKLRALGMEFGGWEQFEQTVGELVEAAAGGE, from the coding sequence ATGAAAATCGCCATCACCGGCGCGACCGGCTTTCTCGGCCGCTATATCGTCAACCACCTCACGAGTGGCGGGCACGCCTGCCGCTGCTGGAGTCGGCCCGAGAGCAACCGCACCGGCTTCACCTTCGAAGCGGCGATCGAGTGGCTTCCCGGGCAGCTCGGCGACGCCGCCGCCTCCACCGCGCTGCTCAGCGGCTGCGATGCCCTGGTCCACGCCGCGCTGCACCACCCCGGCGGAGGATATCGCGGCGGCGAGGGCGACCTGCTCGAATTCGTGCAGAAAAACGTGGTCGGCAGTATCCAGCTCTTCGAGGCCGCCCGCGCCGCGCGCCTGAAGCGGATCGTCTTCATCTCCACCTGCGCCGTGCACGAGCGCATCCTCGAAGACCGCAAGCTCGATGAAGCCCACCCGCTCTGGCCCACCAGCCACTACGGCGCCCACAAGGCCGCCCTCGAAAAATTCGTGCACAGCTACGGCCTGGGCGCCGGCCTGACCATTTGCGCCCTGCGCCCGACCGGCATCTATGGACTCGCGACGCCTCCCGAGCGCAGCAAGTGGTTCAAGCTGGTGCAGGCGGTCGTCCGCGGCGAGCAGGTCACGGTGCACCGCGGCGGCAAGGAAGTGCACGCCGCCGACGTGGCCCGCGCGGTGGAGCTGTTGCTGTCGGCCGAGCATGTGAGCGGCGAGGCCTACAACTGCTACGACCTGTATGTCTCCGAGTTGGATGTGGCCACCACCGCCAAGGCGATCAGCGGCAGCGCAGCCGACATCGTCGGCGAGCAGCGCAAACCCGCGAACCAGATCGACACGCACAAGCTGCGGGCGCTGGGCATGGAATTCGGCGGCTGGGAGCAGTTCGAGCAGACCGTGGGAGAGCTGGTCGAGGCGGCCGCCGGCGGCGAGTGA
- a CDS encoding Rdx family protein codes for MADEIKAELGVQAELIPSGGGIFDVKANGKLIFSKHEVGRFPEDDEVLGKLEAMKRPK; via the coding sequence TTGGCGGATGAAATCAAGGCGGAGCTCGGCGTGCAGGCGGAGCTGATACCCAGCGGCGGCGGCATCTTTGACGTCAAGGCCAACGGCAAGCTGATCTTCAGCAAGCACGAAGTCGGACGGTTTCCGGAGGACGACGAGGTGCTGGGCAAGCTCGAGGCGATGAAACGTCCAAAGTAG
- a CDS encoding formate dehydrogenase-O subunit gamma, whose amino-acid sequence MRLRNFPHPLRKMTMLQPRLSDPDPTRLPGPVPTVCDPRRAIPARFAPESPRIRRVHGARPGRGVRAALLAASLFSARAAADDRDNCLYCHQFPGLSRLDSASGRVRLYYVDPSYVHELSGPHARLACTDCHEPSEVAVIPHEPAGRVDCTRQCHLVDSSGNERRFSHAPIAAMLERSAHTPEVLSSVELSTGPILEPGQSLCLSCHDEPKFRDPGGFLPAMRALEGRVFDRCDTCHGTQLQVDVHYYLKHVAARLAPARPTLEIAQVCGVCHSDPKFVETHQLHDAVASFVRSFHGKAALLGDNSTANCISCHAGAGENAHLMLPPSNPLSSVSPARAPDSCRSTACHPGADKSIAQTAVHLNLQKEQALLEYVLVAAFILLTLFSFGPSMVIVVLELVHIVIGVTHRHEEYYERLTDAVMAHPQGRQRLKRFTVSQRLQHWVLVILFVLLVLTGFPMKFVDRDWARTLVDWFGGLGTARIIHHWAGICLCAGFAVHMLYVLRTMRKRMKTARREGQPMSWFTAILTLPLWVSPEDGRKALQLFKYLLLLRRDPPTFGRFSFKEKLEYIGVFWGTTLLGITGLMLWGEQLATHLFSGRILNLALIAHTYEAFLAVIHVGILHIFNVIFAPGVFPLSPAMFTGQTPKAEMAEAHGEQVAAAAAELGVRVEGAHHE is encoded by the coding sequence GTGCGGCTGCGGAATTTTCCGCACCCGCTGCGGAAAATGACGATGCTCCAGCCGCGTTTGTCGGACCCCGATCCCACCCGGTTGCCCGGTCCCGTGCCGACCGTCTGTGACCCGCGGCGCGCCATCCCGGCAAGATTTGCACCCGAATCCCCGCGCATCCGGCGTGTCCATGGCGCCCGCCCCGGCCGCGGAGTTCGCGCTGCGCTCCTCGCCGCGAGCCTGTTCTCCGCCCGCGCGGCTGCCGATGATCGCGACAACTGCCTCTACTGCCACCAGTTCCCCGGCCTCAGCCGGCTCGACTCCGCCTCCGGCCGTGTGCGGCTTTATTACGTCGATCCATCATACGTTCATGAGCTGAGCGGTCCGCACGCGCGGCTGGCGTGCACCGACTGCCACGAGCCGAGCGAGGTCGCGGTCATTCCGCACGAGCCGGCCGGACGGGTGGACTGCACGCGGCAATGCCACCTGGTCGACTCGAGCGGCAACGAGCGGCGATTCTCGCACGCGCCGATCGCGGCGATGCTGGAGCGCAGCGCGCACACGCCGGAAGTGCTTTCGAGCGTCGAGCTGTCCACCGGTCCGATCCTGGAGCCGGGGCAATCGCTGTGTCTGAGCTGCCACGACGAACCGAAGTTCCGCGACCCGGGCGGGTTCCTGCCGGCGATGCGGGCGTTGGAGGGGCGCGTCTTCGACCGTTGCGACACGTGCCATGGGACGCAGCTTCAGGTTGACGTGCACTACTACCTGAAGCACGTCGCCGCCCGGCTCGCCCCGGCCCGGCCGACGCTCGAAATCGCGCAAGTTTGCGGCGTGTGCCACAGCGACCCGAAGTTCGTCGAGACGCATCAGTTGCACGACGCGGTGGCAAGCTTCGTTCGCAGCTTCCACGGCAAGGCCGCGCTGCTGGGCGACAACAGCACGGCTAACTGCATCTCGTGCCACGCCGGCGCAGGCGAAAACGCGCACCTGATGCTCCCGCCGTCGAACCCGCTGTCGTCGGTCAGCCCGGCCCGCGCGCCGGATTCCTGCCGCTCCACGGCCTGCCATCCCGGCGCGGACAAGTCCATCGCGCAGACGGCGGTGCACCTGAATCTGCAGAAAGAGCAGGCCCTGCTCGAATACGTGCTCGTCGCGGCGTTCATCCTGCTGACGCTCTTTTCGTTCGGCCCCTCGATGGTCATCGTCGTGCTGGAGCTGGTGCACATCGTCATCGGCGTGACGCATCGCCACGAGGAGTACTACGAGCGGCTGACCGACGCGGTCATGGCCCATCCGCAGGGCCGGCAGCGTCTGAAGCGATTCACGGTTTCGCAGCGCCTGCAGCACTGGGTGCTGGTGATCCTGTTCGTGTTGCTGGTGCTGACCGGCTTCCCGATGAAATTCGTGGATCGCGATTGGGCCCGCACGCTGGTGGACTGGTTCGGCGGGCTGGGCACGGCGCGGATCATTCACCACTGGGCCGGCATCTGTCTGTGCGCCGGCTTCGCGGTGCACATGCTCTACGTCCTGCGGACCATGCGCAAGCGGATGAAGACCGCCCGCCGCGAGGGTCAGCCGATGAGCTGGTTCACGGCCATCCTGACGCTGCCGCTGTGGGTCTCGCCGGAGGACGGGCGCAAGGCGCTGCAACTGTTTAAGTACCTGCTCCTGCTGCGGCGCGACCCGCCGACGTTCGGGCGTTTCAGCTTCAAGGAGAAGCTGGAGTACATCGGCGTCTTCTGGGGTACGACGCTGCTGGGCATCACCGGGCTGATGCTCTGGGGCGAGCAGCTCGCCACGCACCTGTTCAGCGGCCGCATCCTCAATCTGGCTCTGATCGCCCACACGTACGAGGCGTTCCTGGCCGTCATTCACGTCGGCATCCTGCACATCTTCAACGTCATCTTCGCGCCCGGCGTCTTCCCGCTCTCTCCCGCCATGTTCACCGGTCAGACGCCCAAGGCCGAGATGGCCGAAGCGCACGGGGAGCAGGTGGCGGCCGCTGCGGCGGAGCTGGGCGTCCGCGTCGAGGGGGCGCACCATGAGTAG
- the cycA1_1 gene encoding Cytochrome c-554 precursor, translating into MFSRNGSTRRWLRFLASFAPLVCMLVFLTACPELLDALNNLGNNNANVNDNNANDNNANDNNANDNNANDNNGNDNNSNDNNGNDNNSNDNDNGGDSGLTGKFVGSERCSLCHVRTHGDWSETLHARAYETLKDIGQNTNAVCLPCHTVGFGEDGGFVDIATTKSLAGVGCESCHEGARDHVENIEDESLYPTISIKAELCGRCHTGERHPNFDDWMTSGHAAVTEGPAEDFTAGEALTRCGVCHSGDFRYRAYIRGDEVADADLAGVPAEELTPVTCAICHDPHSRTQNAPEAEDGRDYQLRFPEVVFPFPTNTVEATTNPERFNICGQCHHDRGRTWVEGSRPPHHSVQANFYTGEMPTPVDEGDTVDPIVDSVASVHLRATEQCATCHLYRQDFLSEEAPAVSGHTFQVNLAGCVSSGCHTSANEITIRKDTFQANVQARLDAIADRLGDPATWEYKSNGGPDDDGQDALADNIKKIRFLYYYLGNDGSGGIHNPGYARAILDEAERLLDVAGL; encoded by the coding sequence GTGTTCTCGCGAAATGGTTCGACAAGGCGATGGCTCCGGTTTCTTGCGTCGTTCGCACCGCTGGTCTGCATGCTCGTCTTCCTCACGGCCTGCCCCGAGTTGTTGGACGCGCTCAACAACCTCGGGAACAACAACGCCAACGTGAACGACAACAACGCGAACGATAATAACGCCAACGACAACAACGCCAACGACAACAACGCCAACGACAACAACGGAAACGACAACAACTCGAACGACAACAACGGAAACGACAACAACTCGAACGACAACGACAACGGCGGCGACTCCGGCTTGACCGGTAAGTTCGTCGGCTCCGAGCGCTGCTCGCTCTGCCACGTCCGCACGCACGGCGACTGGTCCGAGACGCTGCACGCTCGCGCCTACGAGACGCTCAAGGACATCGGCCAGAACACCAACGCCGTCTGCCTGCCCTGCCACACGGTCGGCTTCGGCGAAGACGGCGGTTTCGTCGACATCGCCACGACCAAGTCGCTGGCCGGCGTCGGCTGCGAGAGCTGCCACGAGGGCGCCCGCGACCACGTCGAGAACATCGAGGACGAGTCGCTCTACCCCACGATCAGCATCAAGGCCGAACTCTGCGGCCGCTGCCATACCGGCGAGCGTCATCCCAACTTCGATGACTGGATGACCTCCGGCCACGCCGCCGTCACCGAAGGCCCGGCGGAGGACTTCACGGCCGGTGAAGCCCTGACCCGCTGCGGTGTCTGCCATTCCGGCGACTTCCGCTACCGCGCGTACATCCGCGGCGACGAGGTCGCGGACGCCGACCTGGCCGGCGTTCCGGCGGAGGAGCTCACGCCGGTGACCTGCGCGATCTGCCACGACCCGCACTCTCGCACGCAGAACGCGCCCGAGGCCGAGGACGGCCGCGACTATCAGTTGCGATTCCCCGAAGTCGTCTTCCCGTTCCCGACCAACACCGTTGAAGCGACCACGAATCCTGAGCGCTTCAATATCTGCGGTCAGTGCCACCACGACCGCGGCCGCACCTGGGTGGAAGGCAGCCGTCCGCCGCATCACAGCGTGCAGGCCAACTTCTACACCGGCGAAATGCCGACGCCCGTCGACGAAGGCGACACGGTCGACCCGATCGTGGACAGCGTGGCGTCCGTCCACCTGCGGGCGACGGAGCAGTGCGCCACCTGCCACCTCTATCGCCAGGACTTCCTGAGCGAAGAGGCCCCGGCCGTCTCCGGACACACCTTCCAGGTCAACCTGGCGGGCTGCGTTTCGTCCGGCTGCCACACTTCGGCGAACGAAATCACCATCCGCAAGGACACGTTCCAGGCGAACGTGCAGGCGCGGCTCGACGCGATCGCCGACCGCCTGGGCGATCCGGCCACCTGGGAGTACAAGAGCAACGGCGGTCCCGACGATGACGGTCAGGATGCGCTTGCGGACAACATCAAGAAGATCCGGTTCCTCTACTACTATCTGGGCAACGACGGTAGCGGCGGAATCCACAACCCCGGCTACGCGCGAGCGATCCTCGACGAAGCCGAACGGCTCCTGGACGTGGCCGGTTTGTAG
- the petC gene encoding Cytochrome b6-f complex iron-sulfur subunit — translation MPSPHRRRHLHVQLYPVIAALTFRFCAGAAAQSLPTTACADCHPAQSKQLSESIHAAALRCPDCHGGEQNYALPDEQRRLYIPPPSNDAGTRPAFDHGPSFRGKASRAQVPERCGTCHSDVERMNPYGLRTDQLASYWTSGHGKRLQRFGDDRVAVCTDCHGSHDVLAKSNAHSRTNHANVPQTCAHCHADARLMQPYGLSPDVVEQYRHSIHGRGVLERGDPGSPNCATCHGSHTAAPPGFADVRHVCGRCHQQIDAYLSEGVHGRVPGISRCTGCHGDAGNPRNHHIQEASLSLEQVLATYTALRTELPDSTPALRERFAAQIQSQSGSLPIDAVCLNCHGGKRADPHAQFFVANDAVARDRGHEFARAILDAQWEYARLADRVSRAARGVLLVKEEGLRVEDAKTEVMGLYAFLHTFKAPEVHERLAKLTQICRETHASLDAKETSLTRRRQMVALIWAVIALFSVLMYRKYLLLKHAWVAPAAAAAGPVAPVSLPIVVTRRRALDLALQALGAVGAATLLWPALAYILPARKRGGAAERVSAGKEADWAVWTVRKLSVNGKPAAVIRTDKGYRAFSLICTHLGCIVYWDVPKREFLCPCHAARFDAAGKVLGGPPPKPLPEYNVSVVQGEVIVSAAAA, via the coding sequence TTGCCGAGCCCCCATCGCAGGCGCCATCTCCACGTCCAGCTCTATCCCGTCATCGCTGCGCTGACGTTTCGATTCTGTGCCGGCGCTGCGGCGCAATCGCTCCCGACAACGGCCTGCGCCGACTGCCACCCCGCCCAATCAAAACAGCTCTCTGAGTCGATCCACGCCGCCGCCCTGCGCTGCCCCGATTGCCACGGCGGCGAGCAGAACTATGCCCTTCCGGATGAGCAGCGGCGGCTGTACATACCGCCGCCGTCCAATGACGCCGGCACGCGGCCCGCGTTCGATCACGGCCCGTCCTTCCGCGGCAAGGCTTCGCGCGCCCAGGTTCCGGAGCGCTGCGGAACGTGCCATTCCGATGTCGAGCGCATGAACCCCTACGGCCTGCGAACCGACCAGCTCGCATCCTACTGGACCAGCGGGCACGGAAAGCGGCTGCAGCGATTTGGCGACGATCGCGTCGCCGTCTGCACCGACTGCCACGGCTCGCACGACGTGCTCGCCAAGAGCAACGCCCACAGCCGCACCAACCACGCCAACGTCCCGCAGACCTGTGCCCACTGCCACGCCGACGCGCGGCTGATGCAGCCGTACGGCCTCTCGCCCGACGTTGTCGAGCAGTATCGTCACAGCATCCACGGCCGCGGCGTGCTGGAGCGCGGCGACCCCGGCTCGCCCAATTGTGCCACGTGTCACGGCAGCCACACCGCCGCCCCGCCGGGGTTCGCCGACGTGCGGCACGTGTGCGGCCGCTGTCATCAGCAGATCGACGCCTATCTGTCGGAGGGCGTTCACGGTCGCGTGCCGGGCATTTCGCGCTGCACCGGCTGCCACGGTGACGCCGGCAACCCGCGGAACCACCACATTCAGGAGGCGAGCCTTTCGCTGGAGCAGGTGCTGGCGACTTACACGGCGTTGCGCACGGAGCTGCCGGACTCGACGCCGGCGCTGCGGGAGCGCTTCGCCGCGCAGATTCAGTCGCAGTCCGGATCTCTGCCGATCGACGCGGTCTGCCTGAATTGCCATGGTGGGAAAAGAGCCGATCCTCACGCCCAATTTTTCGTCGCCAACGACGCGGTGGCCCGTGACCGCGGGCACGAGTTCGCCCGGGCCATCCTCGATGCGCAGTGGGAGTACGCCCGGCTGGCCGACCGCGTGTCCCGCGCCGCTCGCGGCGTGCTGCTGGTGAAAGAGGAGGGCCTGCGGGTCGAAGACGCCAAGACCGAGGTGATGGGGCTGTACGCCTTTCTGCACACGTTCAAGGCGCCCGAGGTTCACGAGCGCCTCGCAAAGCTGACCCAAATCTGCCGCGAAACGCACGCATCGCTGGACGCCAAGGAAACATCACTGACGCGCCGCCGCCAGATGGTCGCCCTGATCTGGGCGGTCATCGCCCTGTTTTCGGTGCTGATGTACCGCAAGTACCTGCTGCTCAAGCACGCCTGGGTCGCGCCCGCGGCGGCCGCCGCCGGCCCGGTCGCGCCGGTGTCGCTCCCCATCGTCGTCACCCGCCGACGAGCGCTGGATCTGGCGCTGCAGGCCCTGGGCGCGGTCGGCGCGGCGACGCTGCTCTGGCCCGCGCTCGCCTATATCCTGCCGGCCCGCAAGCGCGGCGGCGCCGCCGAGCGCGTCAGCGCCGGAAAGGAAGCCGACTGGGCGGTGTGGACCGTCCGCAAGCTCTCGGTCAACGGCAAGCCCGCGGCCGTCATCCGGACCGACAAGGGCTACCGCGCCTTCTCGCTGATCTGCACGCACCTGGGCTGCATCGTCTACTGGGATGTCCCCAAGCGTGAGTTTCTCTGCCCCTGCCACGCGGCCCGATTCGACGCCGCCGGCAAAGTGCTCGGCGGCCCGCCGCCCAAGCCGCTGCCGGAGTACAACGTCTCAGTGGTTCAGGGCGAGGTCATCGTGAGCGCCGCCGCCGCCTGA
- the petB gene encoding Cytochrome bc complex cytochrome b subunit: MANFLVRHCRAFLDQRVAFATLREFFHKQLHKRLPPHTGWAHVFGSLALLTFVSQFVTGILLLLYYRPTVKEAHESIQYITAEVSFGWLFRQVHAWGATLMMATVLLHMIRTFFMGSFKKPRELTWIIGVVILIVTMLFGFTGYLLPWNQLSYWATTVGTEVVGAVPWFGEDLKQILLGGPSVGQEALSRFFVFHVAILPWVLVILVTLHLILMRLHNLATLEDVGREKRFPPETGVPFWPVHMAKEACVAAVCFGVLFALSVFSPWEIGEPADPLETPHGIKPEWYFLPTYQLLKYFTGPVGKVVGIGVSGVPFLLLLAWPFIERGPARHPRRRKWAVRLGSAAILLALVFGFLGHISETTVRVFGRTYEIDMYGIPHAMHEPPPSAGQTQPAGEH, from the coding sequence ATGGCGAATTTCCTCGTGCGCCATTGCCGTGCGTTCCTCGACCAGCGGGTCGCCTTCGCGACGCTGCGCGAGTTCTTCCACAAGCAGCTTCACAAGCGCCTGCCGCCGCACACCGGCTGGGCGCACGTCTTCGGCAGCCTGGCGCTGCTGACGTTTGTCAGCCAGTTTGTCACGGGCATTCTGCTGCTGCTTTACTACCGCCCGACCGTGAAGGAGGCGCACGAGTCGATCCAGTACATCACCGCTGAAGTGTCCTTCGGCTGGCTGTTCCGCCAGGTGCATGCCTGGGGCGCCACACTGATGATGGCCACCGTGCTGCTGCACATGATCCGCACGTTCTTCATGGGCTCCTTCAAGAAGCCGCGCGAACTGACGTGGATCATCGGCGTGGTCATCCTGATCGTAACCATGCTGTTCGGCTTCACCGGCTACCTGCTGCCGTGGAACCAGCTTTCCTACTGGGCGACCACGGTCGGCACGGAAGTCGTCGGCGCCGTGCCCTGGTTCGGCGAAGACCTGAAGCAGATTCTTCTCGGCGGTCCGTCCGTCGGGCAGGAAGCGCTCTCTCGCTTCTTCGTGTTTCATGTGGCCATCCTGCCGTGGGTGCTCGTGATTCTCGTGACGCTGCACCTGATCCTCATGCGCCTGCACAATCTCGCGACGCTCGAGGACGTCGGGCGCGAAAAGCGCTTCCCGCCCGAAACAGGGGTGCCCTTCTGGCCGGTCCACATGGCCAAGGAAGCCTGCGTGGCGGCCGTGTGCTTCGGCGTGCTGTTCGCCCTTTCGGTCTTCTCGCCGTGGGAAATCGGTGAGCCGGCCGACCCGCTTGAAACGCCGCACGGCATCAAGCCGGAATGGTATTTCCTTCCGACCTACCAGCTTCTCAAGTACTTCACCGGGCCGGTCGGCAAGGTGGTCGGCATCGGCGTTTCAGGCGTACCGTTTCTGCTGCTGCTGGCGTGGCCGTTCATCGAGCGCGGCCCGGCCCGCCATCCGCGAAGACGAAAATGGGCGGTCCGGCTCGGCTCAGCCGCCATCCTGCTGGCGCTCGTCTTCGGATTCCTGGGCCACATCTCGGAGACGACCGTCCGCGTTTTCGGGCGAACGTACGAAATCGACATGTATGGAATTCCGCACGCGATGCACGAACCGCCGCCCAGCGCTGGACAAACGCAGCCGGCCGGCGAACATTGA
- the cycA1_2 gene encoding Cytochrome c-554 precursor: MRRSSCTRCYRGSELSVPTSLTCLSTRLLPAAALTALLLIPACFVPVLPPSDNGNGNDNTNDNTSPPPGDSGLTGAFIGSDRCSLCHSRLHARWENTAHGQAFTALKAMGQERNAVCLPCHTVGFGQPGGFKDTSTTASLAAVGCEACHGPQREHAQNAADDTLFPKPDISAEVCGVCHTGTTQPHYDQWADSKHAEVTPLLATRFEAGMSLSTCGDCHSGEFFHLAVLEQQDVSDDELAGVPADQQNAVVCGTCHAPHDRTRNAVAPTDGRDYQLRFPEIASPTATNTIEAVTNAARFNLCGQCHHDRGTTWEDSARPPHPSNQSNVYVGEMPAPEGMAPLVLSRSSVHALFMPAQCATCHMHRSDPRSPIAPVLSEHTFAVNNSSCATAGCHPSVAAAESFRATLEAEIQAKLDCIAAALGEPATWEYESNGGPDAAGQQALPDTTRQARYLYYYVRGDGSLGLHNPDYVRNILERALALLNADCP; encoded by the coding sequence ATGCGCCGCTCTTCCTGCACCCGGTGTTATCGAGGCTCGGAGCTTTCTGTGCCGACGTCCCTGACCTGTCTTTCAACTCGTCTGCTGCCGGCCGCCGCCCTGACCGCGCTGCTGCTGATTCCTGCCTGCTTCGTCCCCGTCCTGCCACCGTCGGACAACGGAAACGGCAACGACAATACGAATGACAACACCTCGCCCCCTCCCGGCGACAGCGGCCTGACGGGTGCGTTCATCGGCTCGGATCGCTGCTCGCTGTGTCACTCGCGGCTGCACGCGCGCTGGGAGAACACGGCCCACGGCCAGGCGTTCACCGCGCTGAAAGCCATGGGTCAGGAGCGGAACGCTGTTTGTCTGCCCTGCCACACGGTCGGCTTCGGTCAACCGGGCGGCTTCAAGGACACGAGCACAACCGCCTCGCTGGCCGCCGTCGGTTGCGAGGCCTGCCACGGACCGCAGCGTGAGCACGCGCAGAACGCCGCGGACGACACGCTTTTCCCCAAGCCGGACATTTCGGCGGAGGTCTGCGGCGTCTGCCACACCGGAACCACCCAGCCGCACTACGACCAGTGGGCGGACTCGAAACACGCCGAAGTCACGCCTTTGCTGGCGACGCGCTTCGAGGCCGGCATGTCGCTGAGCACGTGTGGCGACTGTCACTCAGGAGAATTCTTCCATCTGGCCGTGCTGGAACAGCAGGACGTTTCGGACGACGAGCTCGCGGGCGTCCCGGCGGATCAGCAGAATGCCGTGGTCTGCGGGACGTGCCACGCCCCGCACGACCGCACCCGCAACGCGGTCGCCCCGACCGATGGTCGCGACTACCAGCTTCGCTTCCCCGAGATCGCGAGCCCCACCGCCACGAACACGATCGAAGCCGTCACCAACGCGGCGCGGTTCAATCTCTGCGGCCAGTGCCATCACGATCGCGGCACAACCTGGGAAGATTCAGCCCGCCCGCCGCATCCCTCGAATCAGTCCAACGTGTACGTGGGCGAAATGCCGGCGCCGGAGGGGATGGCTCCGCTGGTGCTGAGCCGCTCATCGGTCCATGCCCTGTTCATGCCGGCCCAGTGCGCCACCTGTCACATGCACCGCAGCGACCCGCGTTCGCCAATCGCCCCGGTGCTGTCCGAGCACACCTTTGCGGTCAACAACTCGAGTTGCGCGACCGCCGGCTGCCACCCATCGGTCGCCGCGGCCGAGTCCTTCCGCGCCACGCTGGAGGCCGAGATCCAGGCCAAGCTGGATTGCATCGCGGCCGCGCTGGGCGAGCCGGCGACGTGGGAATACGAGAGCAACGGCGGCCCCGACGCCGCCGGCCAGCAGGCGCTGCCCGACACGACCAGGCAGGCTCGCTATCTCTACTACTATGTGCGTGGCGACGGGAGCCTTGGCCTGCACAACCCCGATTACGTTCGAAACATCCTGGAGCGCGCCCTGGCGCTGCTCAACGCGGATTGTCCGTAA